In Rutidosis leptorrhynchoides isolate AG116_Rl617_1_P2 chromosome 2, CSIRO_AGI_Rlap_v1, whole genome shotgun sequence, one genomic interval encodes:
- the LOC139889368 gene encoding uncharacterized protein, whose product MDIGKVIINYPQEPVPPHFTYIHKKRDAIGLLGFNVFQKWTSLIQQLAYGNAPDLFDEYLHMAKQSCYDCSDNFCKCVFTFYASIYGQKSNAHDVQRLISKHQELYGFSGMLGRLYALGLKKMSYCLERTYTRGSNNDVNVLNLSDKFDSLKQDRAPHSNFMVHGYNFNKDYYLGDGIYPDWATIVKSFIITPNPKSSKFKKYQESARKDTERAFGVLQGRFAIIKNLVKLFYKQKNPSY is encoded by the exons ATGGATATCGGCAAG GTTATAATTAATTACCCTCAAGAACCTGTTCCACCTCATTTTACTTATATTCATAAAAAACGTGATGCTATCGGTTTACTTGGATTCAATGTTTTTCAAAAATGGACATCGCTTATACAACAATTAGCATACGGTAATGCACCCGATTTATTTGACGAGTATTTACATATGGCTAAACAAAGCTGTTATGATTGTTCGGATAATTTTTGTAAATGTGTGTTTACATTTTATGCTTCGATTTATGGGCAAAAATCGAATGCACACGATGTGCAACGCTTGATATCTAAACATCAAGAACTATATGGTTTTTCGGGGATGTTAGGAAGATTGTATGCATTAGGGTTGAAAAAAATGTCCTACTGCTTGGAAAGGACATATACTCGAG GTTCGAACAATGACGTCAATGTATTAAATCTATCCGATAAATTTGATAGTTTGAAACAAGATAGAGCTCCACATAGTAATTTTATGGTACATGGGTATAACTTTAACAAAGATTATTATTTGGGCGATGGAATTTACCCCGATTGGGCAACAATAGTTAAATCTTTTATAATTACGCCTAACCCAAAGTCCTCAAAATTCAAAAAATATCAAGAATCGGCAAGAAAAGATACTGAACGAGCATTCGGTGTCTTACAAGGTCGTTTTGCAATAATCAAAAATCTGGTAAAACTGTTTTACAAGCAAAAAAACCCGTCGTATTAG
- the LOC139889369 gene encoding bidirectional sugar transporter SWEET9-like, with the protein MTGISLHALTLAFGILGNVVSFMVFLSPIPTFYKVYKRKSTEGFQSAPYVVGLFSAMLWIYYAFLKTNVILLITINSFGCFIETFYICFFLFYAPKKARMESVTLIVLLIGVGFGLIVGINQIFIKLVTHRVIIVGWICLIFSICVFIAPLGVVRRVIKTKSVEYMPILLSIALTLSAVMWFFYGLLLNDINIAIPNVLGFTFGILQMILYWVYKKKNVSDQKISEVIDEKSITIEQKMSQLTNQEIAEFVSLKTLMLFDIFPVVANLNKNGYDATHDGDVEPQAPSIVPNLTLEVAP; encoded by the exons ATGACAGGAATCAGTCTTCATGCACTCACTCTTGCATTTGGCATTCTAGGAAATGTGGTTTCGTTTATGGTGTTTCTTTCACCAAT aCCGACGTTCTACAAAGTTTATAAAAGGAAATCAACGGAAGGGTTTCAGTCTGCACCGTATGTTGTGGGCTTATTCAGTGCAATGCTTTGGATATATTATGCATTCCTTAAGACGAATGTCATTCTTCTAATTACGATTAACTCATTTGGTTGCTTCATCGAGACATTTTACATTTGTTTTTTCCTCTTCTATGCACCAAAGAAGGCCAGG ATGGAGAGTGTGACACTAATCGTATTGCTAATAGGAGTTGGGTTTGGACTGATTGTCGGGATCAATCAGATCTTTATAAAATTAGTTACCCACCGTGTGATCATAGTTGGATGGATTTGTCTTATATTTTCAATATGTGTTTTTATCGCACCTTTGGGCGTGGTG AGGCGAGTAATCAAAACAAAAAGTGTAGAGTATATGCCAATTTTACTGTCCATAGCACTCACCCTAAGTGCAGTTATGTGGTTCTTTTATGGTCTACTTCTCAATGACATCAATATTGCG ATTCCAAATGTACTTGGATTCACATTTGGTATTCTTCAAATGATACTATACTGGGTGTACAAGAAGAAGAATGTTTCTGATCAGAAAATAAGTGAAGTTATCGATGAAAAGTCAATTACTATTGAA CAAAAGATGTCACAATTAACAAATCAAGAAATCGCTGAATTTGTGAGTCTCAAAACACTCATGCTTTTTGATATCTTTCCGGTAGTTGCAAACTTGAACAAAAATGGATATGATGCTACTCATGATGGAGATGTTGAACCTCAAGCTCCATCAATTGTGCCAAACCTAACCCTTGAAGTCGCTCCATAA